A single uncultured Acetobacterium sp. DNA region contains:
- a CDS encoding glycosyltransferase family 4 protein has product MQIAMVHGYFLNGTGSNLLVQNLCREFCKMGHDVRLFCQENDGNEFDFIEKVYEFDVNNTVPTRVHQKETPYLGKCFLYRPNLNGFLPVFVHDHYTGYRVKAFVDCTQQEIENYLDANRNAFNNGLKSDEIDMIISNHTIMQPVYIARSSYDRLRSIHVMIMHGSCLNFAVRKSELLQGYAEESILDVDKIVFISNYSKEEFSSFFNWEKNFILEKSVVIPGGVDLNQFQPLNDCEEKKIKIMNALTELKKDRSSSAGNSFEEIDGSKADTIKKLSGIDFEREEVVIYYGKYLWTKGLHLLIAAAPLIMQKSPNVRFLFVGFGSSLSYFYAMIDALDNRSKVEFIQLIEHPVRFGYEVDQTTARFFNSLIKKLVEPSFADDYFRIAENKIKKAIVIVGYLGHEHLNPLIACSALMVAPSIFPEAFGLVGIEALASGIIPVQTNQSGFSEVVNVYQTEFADELNHLNLKELRLDEHLVENLGLNIATLLSYNRNLSPAKKQLIRKKAHQICIDHYSWEIIAKQYLEISND; this is encoded by the coding sequence ATGCAAATTGCAATGGTGCACGGCTATTTTTTAAATGGCACAGGCAGCAATCTTTTGGTCCAAAATTTGTGTCGAGAGTTTTGTAAAATGGGTCACGATGTCCGTTTATTTTGTCAGGAAAATGATGGTAATGAATTTGATTTTATCGAAAAAGTCTATGAGTTTGATGTTAACAATACTGTTCCAACACGTGTTCATCAAAAAGAAACCCCATATTTGGGGAAGTGTTTTTTGTATCGTCCAAACTTAAATGGTTTTTTACCGGTTTTTGTGCATGATCATTATACTGGATATCGAGTAAAAGCGTTTGTCGATTGTACCCAGCAAGAAATCGAAAATTATCTTGACGCCAATAGAAATGCATTTAACAATGGCTTAAAAAGCGATGAGATCGACATGATCATATCCAATCACACAATTATGCAGCCTGTGTATATTGCCAGGAGCAGTTACGATCGGCTACGCAGTATTCATGTGATGATTATGCATGGGAGTTGCCTGAATTTTGCGGTTAGAAAAAGTGAACTGCTGCAAGGATATGCAGAAGAAAGCATTTTGGATGTTGATAAAATTGTATTTATCAGCAATTACTCCAAAGAAGAGTTTAGTTCTTTTTTTAATTGGGAAAAGAATTTCATCCTGGAAAAATCAGTAGTCATTCCGGGAGGGGTCGATTTAAATCAATTTCAGCCATTAAATGATTGTGAAGAAAAAAAGATCAAAATAATGAATGCTCTAACCGAATTAAAGAAAGACAGGTCATCTTCAGCCGGTAATTCCTTTGAAGAGATTGATGGCTCAAAAGCAGATACCATTAAAAAGCTAAGTGGCATTGACTTTGAACGAGAAGAAGTTGTAATTTATTATGGGAAATACTTATGGACAAAAGGACTCCATCTGCTAATCGCGGCGGCACCATTAATTATGCAAAAAAGCCCCAATGTTCGCTTTCTTTTTGTCGGGTTCGGATCCTCTCTCAGTTATTTTTATGCGATGATTGATGCCTTGGATAACCGAAGCAAAGTGGAATTCATTCAATTGATAGAGCATCCGGTTCGTTTTGGATATGAAGTGGATCAGACGACCGCCAGGTTTTTTAATTCGTTGATCAAAAAATTAGTGGAACCGTCATTTGCTGATGATTATTTCAGGATAGCGGAAAATAAAATAAAAAAAGCCATTGTGATTGTTGGCTATTTAGGTCATGAACACTTAAACCCATTGATTGCCTGTTCAGCGTTAATGGTAGCTCCGTCTATTTTTCCCGAAGCTTTTGGGTTGGTGGGAATTGAAGCTTTAGCATCTGGAATTATCCCGGTGCAAACAAATCAGAGTGGTTTTTCCGAAGTGGTTAATGTCTATCAAACAGAATTTGCAGATGAACTCAATCATCTGAATTTAAAAGAGTTGCGGCTGGATGAGCATCTTGTCGAGAATCTGGGCTTGAACATTGCGACCCTGCTAAGCTACAATCGGAATTTAAGTCCAGCGAAAAAGCAATTAATCCGAAAGAAGGCACATCAAATTTGTATCGATCACTATTCCTGGGAAATCATTGCCAAACAGTATCTGGAAATAAGCAATGATTAA
- a CDS encoding ribonuclease HII produces the protein MNSFQNMTVTSIKDYLASLDILSYPDLIPELKQDSRSAVQKIAESLEKKVCARNKEIERIKQMKSIEETYYSRGIQRIGGIDEVGRGPLAGPVVTCVIILKPDSSRLYVNDSKKVSKKNREVLCQLLLEDAMDYAIGQVDSDVIDDINILNATKKAMTDSLTTLSATPELLLIDALHLDTKIPQKSIIHGDATSYAIAAASIVAKVYRDNLMQIYHEEYPEYGFDHNMGYGTAEHIDALQKFGPTPIHRKSFIQNLGV, from the coding sequence ATGAATTCATTTCAGAATATGACCGTAACATCAATTAAAGACTATCTTGCATCTTTAGATATTTTATCATACCCAGATCTGATTCCGGAATTAAAGCAAGACTCACGGTCGGCGGTTCAAAAAATTGCGGAATCATTGGAGAAAAAGGTTTGTGCCAGAAACAAAGAAATCGAGCGGATCAAACAAATGAAATCCATTGAGGAAACCTATTATAGTAGGGGAATCCAGAGAATCGGTGGAATCGATGAGGTCGGACGGGGACCATTGGCTGGACCAGTAGTAACCTGCGTCATTATTCTAAAGCCAGACTCCAGTCGGTTATATGTCAATGATTCGAAGAAGGTGTCGAAAAAAAATCGGGAAGTATTGTGTCAACTGTTATTGGAAGACGCAATGGACTATGCGATTGGTCAGGTCGATAGTGATGTGATTGATGATATTAATATATTGAATGCCACCAAAAAAGCGATGACCGATTCATTAACCACGTTGTCAGCAACGCCGGAGCTCTTGCTTATTGATGCTCTGCATCTTGACACAAAAATTCCCCAAAAGTCGATTATTCACGGCGATGCCACCAGCTATGCCATTGCCGCCGCCAGTATTGTGGCCAAAGTGTACCGGGATAACTTGATGCAAATTTATCATGAGGAGTATCCGGAATATGGTTTTGATCATAATATGGGCTATGGTACGGCAGAGCACATTGACGCCTTGCAAAAATTTGGACCAACGCCCATTCATCGAAAAAGCTTCATCCAGAATTTAGGTGTGTAA
- a CDS encoding YraN family protein, with protein MKTHNLKKGNAGEALAVTFLENANHLICDRNYKKPSGEIDIITRDGDTLVFIEVKYRKNLEYGYPREAVNRAKQKRITKTALWYLKDKKQEDVNVRFDVIEIYYMSDGTQVINHFEGAFSF; from the coding sequence ATGAAAACCCACAATCTGAAAAAAGGGAATGCCGGGGAAGCACTGGCGGTTACATTTTTAGAAAATGCGAATCATCTTATTTGTGATCGAAATTATAAAAAGCCATCAGGTGAAATTGATATTATTACCAGAGATGGCGATACCCTCGTTTTCATTGAAGTAAAGTATCGCAAAAATTTGGAATATGGATATCCCCGGGAAGCGGTAAACCGGGCAAAACAAAAAAGAATTACGAAAACAGCGCTTTGGTATTTAAAAGATAAAAAACAGGAAGACGTAAATGTACGTTTCGATGTGATTGAAATTTATTATATGAGCGATGGAACCCAAGTCATCAATCATTTTGAAGGGGCATTTTCTTTTTAG
- a CDS encoding nucleoside triphosphate pyrophosphohydrolase has translation MKVEYNKIVRDKIPEIIRGSGRTCEYKILGESEVKDALKEKLLEKAQIFLKRPSEDELSDIYELLDAIVESFEYEPLHIDYLKIQNKENKGTYSEKVFLISVDDGQ, from the coding sequence ATGAAAGTTGAGTACAATAAAATTGTTCGGGATAAGATTCCTGAAATCATTAGAGGCAGCGGACGTACCTGTGAGTACAAAATCTTAGGTGAATCAGAAGTTAAAGATGCATTAAAAGAAAAGCTTCTTGAAAAAGCTCAAATATTTTTGAAAAGACCCTCGGAAGATGAACTTTCGGATATTTATGAGCTACTGGATGCAATTGTAGAATCCTTTGAGTATGAGCCACTTCATATTGATTATCTAAAAATTCAGAATAAGGAAAACAAAGGTACCTACTCTGAAAAAGTTTTTTTGATCTCTGTAGATGATGGCCAATAA